One stretch of Serinicoccus hydrothermalis DNA includes these proteins:
- a CDS encoding maltotransferase domain-containing protein yields MTEHSTTTAQSRPDAPASASSGIDRSALARFGQEPLGRIPVLDVEPVVDGGRRPTKAVTGEIFTVTATVFREGHDAVNATVVLVDPDGGEHHVPMTCTNPGLSHWQAQVHADREGVWTFRVEGWSDPYATWEHDGTIKVEAGVDVELMLEEGARVLERSLDADEHTEVDREVLEQAAHTLRRSALPVADRLHAGTSPEVEAVLARTPLRELVSASPSTTLLVERPLALTGAWYEIFPRSEGATQDPDTGLWTSGTFGTAQERLPAIADMGFDVVYLTPVHPIGSANKKGKNNTLDADELDPGSPYAIGAAAGGHDALHPDLGDFDDFDAFVARAGELGLEVAMDIALQASPDHPWASSHPEFFQIRADGSIAYAENPPKKYQDIYPVFFDNTPDAVYAEIRRVIQVWIDHGVRIFRVDNPHTKPVNFWQWLIADVAQDHPDVIWLAEAFTKPMMMRTLAKVGFQQSYTYYAWRSTAAELREYVTELATETAPYMRPSFWPTTHDILTPYMSNGGVTAHLVRSALAATLVPTYGIYAGFEHVEDVPRPGAEEHVDNEKYEYKNRRWDEPADGRPDLSGWLTMLNRIRREHPSLHWLRNVSFHQAEDENLLVFSKHGGGAGDGSAQDTVLVVANLDPYAVRGSRLHLDLPALGLSWGDRFRAHDLVTGATWTWDDAPYVELGPGYGHEPVHIIHVTTA; encoded by the coding sequence CCGCCCAGTCCCGTCCCGACGCCCCGGCGTCCGCCTCCTCCGGCATCGACCGCTCCGCCCTGGCCAGGTTCGGCCAGGAGCCGCTGGGCCGCATCCCCGTCCTCGACGTCGAGCCCGTCGTCGACGGCGGCCGGCGCCCCACCAAGGCCGTGACCGGCGAGATCTTCACGGTCACCGCGACCGTCTTCCGCGAGGGGCACGACGCCGTCAACGCCACCGTGGTCCTCGTCGACCCCGACGGCGGCGAGCACCACGTGCCGATGACCTGCACCAACCCGGGGCTCTCGCACTGGCAGGCGCAGGTGCATGCCGACCGCGAGGGCGTCTGGACGTTCCGGGTCGAGGGCTGGTCCGACCCCTACGCCACGTGGGAGCACGACGGCACGATCAAGGTCGAGGCCGGGGTGGACGTCGAGCTCATGCTCGAGGAGGGGGCGCGCGTCCTGGAGCGCTCGCTCGACGCCGACGAGCACACCGAGGTTGACCGCGAGGTGCTCGAGCAGGCGGCCCACACCCTGCGCCGCAGCGCCCTGCCGGTGGCCGACCGCCTGCACGCCGGCACCTCGCCGGAGGTCGAGGCGGTGCTCGCCCGGACCCCGCTGCGCGAGCTGGTCAGCGCCTCGCCGTCCACCACTCTGCTCGTGGAGCGCCCGCTCGCGCTCACCGGCGCGTGGTACGAGATCTTCCCCCGCTCCGAGGGCGCCACCCAGGACCCGGACACCGGGCTGTGGACCAGCGGCACCTTCGGGACCGCCCAGGAGCGGCTGCCCGCGATCGCCGACATGGGCTTCGACGTCGTCTACCTCACGCCCGTCCACCCGATCGGCTCGGCGAACAAGAAGGGCAAGAACAACACCCTGGACGCCGACGAGCTCGACCCGGGCTCGCCCTACGCCATCGGTGCCGCCGCGGGCGGGCACGACGCCCTGCACCCCGACCTCGGCGACTTCGACGACTTCGACGCCTTCGTCGCGCGCGCCGGCGAGCTCGGGCTCGAGGTGGCGATGGACATCGCGCTGCAGGCCTCCCCCGACCACCCCTGGGCCAGCAGCCACCCGGAGTTCTTCCAGATCCGGGCCGACGGCTCCATCGCCTACGCCGAGAACCCGCCGAAGAAGTACCAGGACATCTACCCCGTCTTCTTCGACAACACCCCGGACGCCGTGTATGCCGAGATCCGGCGGGTGATCCAGGTGTGGATCGACCACGGCGTGCGGATCTTCCGCGTCGACAACCCGCATACCAAGCCGGTGAACTTCTGGCAGTGGCTCATCGCCGACGTCGCCCAGGACCACCCGGACGTCATCTGGCTGGCCGAGGCCTTCACCAAGCCGATGATGATGCGCACCCTGGCCAAGGTCGGCTTCCAGCAGTCCTACACCTACTACGCGTGGCGCAGCACCGCGGCCGAGCTGCGGGAGTACGTCACCGAGCTGGCGACCGAGACCGCGCCCTACATGCGCCCCTCGTTCTGGCCGACGACGCACGACATCCTCACGCCCTACATGAGCAACGGCGGCGTGACCGCGCACCTCGTGCGCTCGGCGTTGGCCGCCACGCTGGTGCCGACCTACGGGATCTACGCCGGCTTCGAGCACGTCGAGGACGTCCCGCGCCCCGGCGCCGAGGAGCACGTCGACAACGAGAAGTACGAGTACAAGAACCGCCGCTGGGACGAGCCCGCCGACGGCCGACCCGACCTGTCCGGCTGGCTCACCATGCTCAACCGGATCCGGCGCGAGCACCCGAGCCTGCACTGGCTGCGCAACGTCAGCTTCCACCAGGCCGAGGACGAGAACCTGCTGGTCTTCTCCAAGCACGGCGGCGGCGCCGGGGACGGCTCGGCGCAGGACACGGTGCTCGTCGTGGCCAACCTCGACCCCTACGCGGTGCGCGGCTCCCGGCTGCACCTGGACCTGCCCGCCCTCGGGCTGAGCTGGGGCGACCGCTTCCGCGCCCACGACCTCGTCACCGGCGCCACCTGGACCTGGGACGACGCGCCCTACGTCGAGCTCGGACCCGGCTACGGGCACGAGCCGGTCCACATCATCCACGTCACCACGGCCTGA
- the treS gene encoding maltose alpha-D-glucosyltransferase yields the protein MRGLNLHQPGLKNDPDWFRKAVFYEVLVRAFDDSTGSGSGDFSGLMNRLDYLQWLGVDCLWIPPFYASPLRDGGYDVADYTAVLPEFGTLPDFRELISQAHARGIRIITDLVMNHTSDQHPWFQASRSDPEGPYGDFYVWSDTDERYADARIIFVDTETSNWTFDPVRRQFFWHRFFSHQPDLNFENDAVQAAMFDVVRFWMDLGIDGFRLDAVPYLFEEEGTNCENLPRTHEFLAALRAMVDEEYPGRVLLAEANQMPAEVVDYYGTPEAPECHMCFHFPVMPRLYYSLREEKAEPIIRVMDETPAIPPGTQWGTFLRNHDELTLEMVSGEERSAMYGWYAPDPRMRANVGIRRRLAPLLDNSREEIELINALLLSLPGSPCLYYGDEIGMGDNIWLEDRDAVRTPMQWTPDRNAGFSTADPGKLYLPVISSLVYHHNGVNVEAQMASGSSLLHWNRGMLQVRAQHEVFGTGDYLPCEADNDAVLAFARALPEGDDRDDEEREGHPGVLCVNNLSSRPQATTITLPERLRGADVRDLFGGLNFPDVAADGTITLTLGSRGFFWLGLRPPKAPERAEPATTDDQVPTEEAS from the coding sequence ATGCGCGGGCTGAACCTGCACCAGCCAGGGCTCAAGAACGACCCGGACTGGTTCCGCAAGGCGGTCTTCTACGAGGTCCTGGTCCGGGCCTTCGACGACTCGACCGGCTCGGGATCGGGCGACTTCTCCGGCCTGATGAACCGGCTGGACTACCTGCAGTGGCTCGGGGTCGACTGCCTGTGGATCCCCCCGTTCTACGCCTCGCCGCTGCGCGACGGCGGCTACGACGTGGCGGACTACACCGCGGTGCTGCCCGAGTTCGGGACGCTGCCCGACTTCCGCGAGCTCATCAGCCAGGCGCACGCCCGGGGCATCCGGATCATCACCGACCTCGTCATGAACCACACCAGCGACCAGCACCCGTGGTTCCAGGCCAGCCGGTCCGACCCCGAGGGCCCCTACGGCGACTTCTACGTGTGGTCCGACACCGACGAGCGGTATGCCGACGCCCGGATCATCTTCGTCGACACCGAGACCTCGAACTGGACCTTCGACCCGGTCCGCCGACAGTTCTTCTGGCACCGCTTCTTCTCCCACCAGCCCGACCTCAACTTCGAGAACGACGCCGTGCAGGCGGCGATGTTCGACGTCGTGCGCTTCTGGATGGACCTCGGCATCGATGGCTTCCGCCTCGACGCCGTGCCCTACCTCTTCGAGGAGGAGGGCACCAACTGCGAGAACCTCCCCCGCACGCACGAGTTCCTCGCGGCGCTGCGGGCCATGGTGGACGAGGAGTACCCGGGCCGGGTGCTGCTCGCCGAGGCCAACCAGATGCCGGCCGAGGTGGTCGACTACTACGGCACCCCCGAGGCGCCCGAGTGCCACATGTGCTTCCACTTCCCGGTCATGCCGCGGCTCTACTACTCGCTGCGCGAGGAGAAGGCGGAGCCGATCATCCGGGTCATGGACGAGACGCCGGCGATCCCGCCCGGCACCCAGTGGGGCACCTTCCTGCGCAACCACGACGAGCTCACCCTGGAGATGGTCTCCGGGGAGGAGCGCTCGGCCATGTACGGCTGGTACGCCCCCGACCCGCGGATGCGCGCCAACGTCGGGATCCGCCGCCGGCTGGCGCCGCTGCTCGACAACTCCCGCGAGGAGATCGAGCTCATCAACGCGCTGCTGCTCTCCCTGCCCGGCTCGCCCTGCCTCTACTACGGCGACGAGATCGGGATGGGCGACAACATCTGGCTCGAGGACCGTGACGCGGTCCGCACCCCGATGCAGTGGACCCCGGACCGCAACGCCGGCTTCTCCACCGCCGACCCCGGCAAGCTCTACCTCCCGGTGATCAGCTCGCTGGTCTACCACCACAACGGGGTCAACGTCGAGGCCCAGATGGCCAGCGGCTCCTCGCTGCTGCACTGGAACCGCGGCATGCTCCAGGTGCGGGCCCAGCACGAGGTCTTCGGGACCGGCGACTACCTCCCCTGCGAGGCAGACAACGACGCCGTCCTCGCCTTCGCCCGGGCGCTGCCGGAGGGCGACGACCGGGACGACGAGGAGCGCGAGGGGCACCCCGGGGTGCTCTGCGTCAACAACCTCTCCTCCCGGCCCCAGGCGACGACCATCACCCTGCCCGAGCGGCTCCGGGGCGCCGACGTCCGCGACCTCTTCGGCGGGCTGAACTTCCCCGACGTCGCCGCCGACGGCACGATCACCCTGACCCTGGGCTCACGCGGCTTCTTCTGGCTCGGGCTGCGTCCGCCCAAGGCCCCGGAGCGCGCCGAGCCCGCCACCACCGACGACCAGGTCCCGACCGAGGAGGCGTCCTGA
- the glgB gene encoding 1,4-alpha-glucan branching protein GlgB, whose protein sequence is MATLTPTFEEFLPAWVARQRWYRGKQAGTPRLRHGGSIRWQDPFGEVGIEDHVLVDESGAEPIVYQVPLTYRAEAVPFLEHALVATAEHDELGTRYVYDATHDPVFAHVLLSEMYAEHDVPAAQARRLAPAGPAPALAASRVLIGEQSNTSIIVDMHGEDRPVIIKLFRVLAEGENPDVSVQTAVSRGGSRQVPDPVGAVEGRWVSPDGAEAHGHLAFAQEFLPGTEDAWRRALVAAGADEDFTEGARSLGAATATVHTVLREAFGSHAGAGRRSELVAQMRTRAEQAFRDAPELEAYRDPVLAMYAELESSDLPDLQRIHGDYHLGQVLDAPDRGWVLLDFEGEPLRPLAERTEPDLALRDVAGMLRSFDYAAASAALAGVGDRGAWAAAAREAFLEGYASGSDDDLRAGQASLLAALELDKALYEVSYEAQNRPDWVVIPVAAVQRLLGAAGDVPETGTTKETPVSTSDTPETRTADTPSTSDEAPSRPDTPSVRPEADARGVRSDEEAPGAGPKADARGVRSEDVPEPEDVPEPDGIADDYGASLIEVERHDGPLDHPPTGDRRAASGAAPEYASGRGASGGYPHAPVPPPEEMQVGTLPPGRRTREELELGPRPGRSASGWSGEPQGDPEVRHAAAWDEATGSEQVVTSRPGDRTPLEEPSAPPAPHTLPLDLDEAADVVDGLHRTPQVLLGAHAHEGHVTVRTLQPEATDVEVLLAGGDTVPMTHETGGIWVAVLDRETVPAYRLKVSSGTGSAVVDEAYRHGPSLGQTDLHLIGEGRHEELWRALGSHVMTVRDELGQVTGTRFAVWAPHAEAVHVVGDFNGWNGATHALRAHDDSGVWELFVPGVAEGAHYKYDITGPDGVRRAKADPMARASEVPPFNNSVVTVSTHRWGDAAWMAQRAAGDVHHGPMSIYEVHLGSWRKGLGYTEIADQLVPYVAEMGFTHVELMPVMQHPYGGSWGYHVTGYYAADSRFGHEDGLRHLIDRLHQAGVGVILDWVPGHFATDPWALARFDGTPIYEHPDPRKGWHPEWGSYIFDFGRPEVRNFLVANATYWLEEFHADGLRVDGVASMLYLDYSREEGQWVPNRHGGRENLEAVALLQEANATAYRRSPGVVMIAEESTSWPGVTARTDEGGLGFGFKWNMGWMHDTLGYLGASPFARAHQHHALTFSLVYAFGEKYILPISHDEVVHGKGSLVRKMAGDAWQKFATTRAFLAYQWSHPGKQLLFMGSEFAQAREWADGGSLSWELTEQPEHAGIQRLVRDLNRLYAELPALWQIDHHEDGFSWLDANDAGRNQYSFLRWGNEGDLGPGLRPVVAAVVNFSGIPHHQVHVGLPYGGRWREVLNTDAEDYGGSGQGNMGSVEAVDHPHQGQPWSALITVPPLGAVWLVPDPVDEQDLTRRSEPETAAATTAEETGEVVTGATEEDTDVDSTDNGTEDGAEGLDEGSTEELAHGELAPEHPFVAEGGQPIDHEERTTVATLDESDGEAAGQDFSRFGVAHRSDGDEAADEEE, encoded by the coding sequence ATGGCCACCCTCACCCCGACGTTCGAGGAGTTCCTGCCCGCCTGGGTCGCCCGGCAGCGCTGGTACCGCGGCAAGCAGGCCGGGACCCCCCGGCTGCGGCACGGCGGCAGCATCCGCTGGCAGGACCCCTTCGGCGAGGTCGGCATCGAGGACCACGTCCTCGTCGACGAGTCCGGTGCGGAGCCGATCGTCTACCAGGTGCCCCTCACCTACCGCGCCGAGGCGGTGCCCTTCCTCGAGCACGCCCTGGTCGCGACCGCTGAGCACGACGAGCTGGGCACCCGCTACGTCTACGACGCGACGCACGACCCGGTCTTCGCGCACGTGCTGCTCTCGGAGATGTATGCCGAGCACGACGTCCCGGCGGCGCAGGCGCGTCGCCTCGCGCCCGCGGGGCCCGCACCGGCGCTCGCCGCCTCCCGGGTGCTCATCGGCGAGCAGTCCAACACCTCGATCATCGTCGACATGCACGGCGAGGACCGGCCGGTCATCATCAAGCTGTTCCGGGTGCTGGCCGAGGGGGAGAACCCCGACGTCTCGGTCCAGACCGCGGTGAGCCGGGGTGGCTCGCGGCAGGTGCCGGACCCGGTCGGCGCGGTCGAGGGTCGCTGGGTCTCCCCCGACGGCGCCGAGGCGCACGGGCACCTCGCCTTCGCTCAGGAGTTCCTGCCCGGCACCGAGGACGCATGGCGGCGCGCGCTCGTCGCGGCCGGGGCGGACGAGGACTTCACCGAGGGCGCCCGCTCGCTGGGCGCCGCGACCGCCACGGTGCATACGGTGCTGCGGGAGGCCTTCGGGAGCCACGCCGGCGCCGGCCGCCGTTCCGAGCTGGTCGCGCAGATGCGCACCCGCGCCGAGCAGGCCTTCCGGGACGCCCCCGAGCTGGAGGCATACCGCGACCCGGTGCTCGCGATGTATGCCGAGCTCGAGTCCTCCGACCTGCCCGACCTGCAGCGGATCCACGGCGACTACCACCTGGGCCAGGTGCTCGACGCGCCCGACCGTGGCTGGGTGCTCCTCGACTTCGAGGGCGAGCCGCTGCGGCCGCTCGCCGAGCGCACCGAGCCCGACCTCGCGCTGCGCGACGTCGCCGGCATGCTCCGGTCCTTCGACTACGCGGCGGCCTCGGCCGCCCTCGCCGGCGTCGGCGACCGTGGCGCCTGGGCGGCCGCGGCCCGTGAGGCCTTCCTCGAGGGCTACGCGAGCGGGTCCGACGACGACCTGCGCGCCGGGCAGGCGTCGCTGCTGGCGGCCCTGGAGCTCGACAAGGCGCTCTACGAGGTCAGCTACGAGGCGCAGAACCGCCCCGACTGGGTGGTCATCCCGGTCGCCGCCGTGCAGCGCCTCCTGGGCGCCGCGGGCGACGTGCCCGAGACCGGCACGACGAAGGAGACCCCTGTGAGCACGAGCGACACCCCCGAGACCCGCACGGCCGACACGCCCAGCACGAGCGACGAGGCCCCTTCCCGACCGGACACCCCTTCCGTCCGGCCCGAGGCGGACGCAAGGGGTGTCCGGTCGGACGAGGAGGCGCCTGGTGCAGGGCCCAAGGCGGACGCACGGGGTGTCCGGTCGGAGGACGTCCCAGAGCCTGAGGATGTCCCGGAGCCCGACGGCATCGCCGACGACTACGGCGCCTCGCTCATCGAGGTCGAGCGGCACGACGGCCCGCTGGACCACCCGCCGACCGGGGACCGGCGCGCGGCCAGCGGCGCCGCCCCGGAGTATGCCTCCGGCCGCGGTGCCAGCGGCGGCTACCCGCACGCGCCGGTGCCGCCGCCGGAGGAGATGCAGGTCGGCACCCTGCCGCCCGGGCGACGCACCCGCGAGGAGCTCGAGCTCGGCCCGCGCCCCGGCCGCTCTGCCAGCGGCTGGTCCGGGGAGCCACAGGGCGACCCCGAGGTGCGGCACGCCGCGGCCTGGGACGAGGCCACCGGGTCCGAGCAGGTCGTCACCTCCCGACCCGGTGACCGCACGCCGCTGGAGGAGCCGAGCGCCCCGCCGGCCCCCCACACGCTGCCGCTGGACCTGGACGAGGCGGCCGACGTCGTCGACGGCCTGCACCGCACGCCCCAGGTGCTCCTGGGGGCGCACGCCCACGAGGGCCACGTCACGGTCCGGACCCTCCAGCCCGAGGCCACCGATGTCGAGGTGCTGCTCGCGGGCGGTGACACCGTCCCCATGACGCACGAGACCGGGGGCATCTGGGTCGCCGTCCTCGACCGCGAGACCGTCCCGGCCTACCGGCTCAAGGTGTCCAGCGGCACCGGTTCCGCCGTCGTGGACGAGGCATACCGGCACGGGCCGAGCCTGGGCCAGACCGACCTGCACCTCATCGGTGAGGGCCGCCACGAGGAGCTGTGGCGGGCGCTCGGCTCGCACGTCATGACGGTGCGGGACGAGCTGGGGCAGGTCACCGGGACCCGTTTCGCGGTGTGGGCGCCGCACGCCGAGGCGGTGCACGTCGTCGGCGACTTCAACGGCTGGAACGGCGCCACCCACGCCCTGCGCGCGCACGACGACTCCGGTGTGTGGGAGCTCTTCGTGCCCGGCGTCGCCGAGGGTGCGCACTACAAGTACGACATCACCGGCCCGGACGGCGTGCGCCGCGCCAAGGCCGACCCCATGGCACGGGCCAGCGAGGTCCCGCCCTTCAACAACTCGGTCGTCACCGTGAGCACCCACCGCTGGGGCGATGCCGCGTGGATGGCGCAGCGCGCCGCCGGGGACGTCCACCACGGCCCGATGAGCATCTACGAGGTGCACCTGGGCAGCTGGCGCAAGGGTCTGGGCTACACCGAGATCGCCGACCAGCTCGTGCCCTACGTCGCCGAGATGGGCTTCACCCACGTCGAGCTCATGCCCGTCATGCAGCACCCCTACGGCGGGTCTTGGGGCTACCACGTCACCGGCTACTACGCCGCGGACAGCCGGTTCGGGCACGAGGACGGCCTGCGCCACCTCATCGACCGGCTGCACCAGGCCGGGGTCGGCGTCATCCTCGACTGGGTGCCAGGGCACTTCGCCACCGACCCGTGGGCGCTGGCCCGCTTCGACGGCACCCCGATCTACGAGCACCCGGACCCGCGCAAGGGCTGGCACCCGGAGTGGGGCTCCTACATCTTCGACTTCGGGCGGCCGGAGGTGCGCAACTTCCTCGTCGCCAACGCCACCTACTGGCTGGAGGAGTTCCACGCCGACGGGCTGCGCGTCGACGGCGTCGCCTCGATGCTCTACCTGGACTACTCCCGCGAGGAGGGCCAGTGGGTGCCCAACCGGCACGGCGGCCGGGAGAACCTCGAGGCCGTGGCGCTCCTGCAGGAGGCCAACGCGACGGCATACCGGCGCTCCCCGGGCGTGGTGATGATCGCCGAGGAGAGCACCTCCTGGCCGGGCGTCACCGCCCGCACCGACGAGGGCGGGCTGGGCTTCGGCTTCAAGTGGAACATGGGCTGGATGCACGACACCCTCGGCTATCTCGGCGCCTCCCCCTTCGCCCGCGCGCACCAGCACCACGCGCTGACCTTCTCCCTCGTCTACGCCTTCGGCGAGAAGTACATCCTGCCGATCAGCCACGACGAGGTCGTGCATGGCAAGGGCTCGCTCGTGCGCAAGATGGCCGGCGACGCGTGGCAGAAGTTCGCCACCACGAGGGCCTTCCTCGCCTACCAGTGGAGCCACCCGGGCAAGCAGCTGCTCTTCATGGGCTCGGAGTTCGCGCAGGCGCGCGAGTGGGCCGACGGCGGGTCGCTGAGCTGGGAGCTCACCGAGCAGCCCGAGCACGCCGGGATCCAGAGGCTGGTCCGCGACCTCAACCGCCTGTATGCCGAGCTGCCCGCCCTGTGGCAGATCGACCACCACGAGGACGGCTTCAGCTGGCTGGACGCCAACGACGCCGGCCGCAACCAGTACTCCTTCCTGCGCTGGGGCAACGAGGGCGACCTCGGCCCGGGGCTGCGCCCGGTCGTCGCGGCCGTGGTCAACTTCAGCGGCATACCCCACCATCAGGTGCACGTCGGACTGCCCTACGGCGGCCGCTGGCGCGAGGTGCTCAACACCGACGCCGAGGACTACGGCGGCTCGGGCCAGGGCAACATGGGCTCGGTCGAGGCGGTCGACCACCCGCACCAGGGCCAGCCCTGGTCGGCGCTCATCACGGTCCCCCCGCTGGGCGCGGTCTGGCTGGTGCCGGACCCCGTGGACGAGCAGGACCTCACCCGGCGCTCCGAGCCGGAGACCGCCGCGGCCACGACGGCCGAGGAGACCGGCGAGGTCGTCACCGGGGCGACGGAGGAGGACACGGACGTGGACAGCACCGACAACGGCACCGAGGACGGCGCCGAGGGCCTCGACGAGGGCTCCACCGAGGAGCTGGCCCACGGCGAGCTCGCCCCGGAGCACCCCTTCGTCGCCGAGGGTGGCCAGCCGATCGACCACGAGGAGCGCACGACGGTCGCCACGCTGGACGAGAGCGACGGCGAGGCGGCCGGCCAGGACTTCTCGAGGTTCGGCGTGGCCCACCGGTCGGACGGCGACGAGGCCGCCGACGAGGAAGAGTGA